From the Tribolium castaneum strain GA2 chromosome 2, icTriCast1.1, whole genome shotgun sequence genome, one window contains:
- the Ppp2r1a gene encoding protein phosphatase 2, regulatory subunit A, alpha isoform, which translates to MAASDSAGDDSLYPIAVLIDELKNEDVQLRLNSIKKLSTIALALGVERTRSELIPFLTETIYDEDEVLLALAEQLGSFITLVGGPEYAYCLLPPLESLATVEETVVRDKAVESLRAVAQQHSPADLENHFVPLVQRLSAGDWFTSRTSACGLFSVCYPRVSAQMKADLRSHFRALCQDDTPMVRRAAATKLGELAQVVELEYLKTDLIPMFLSLTQDEQDSVRLLAVEACVSFASLFQQEDIEMFVMPTVRNCTGDTSWRVRYMVADKFTDLQKAVGPEITRTDLVPAFQNLLKDTEAEVRAAAANKVKDFCQNLDKAHQESIIMNNILPCVKELVADPNQHVKSALASVIMGLSPILGRHNTIEHLLPLFLTQLKDECPEVRLNIISNLDCVNEVIGIQQLSQSLLPAIVELAEDSKWRVRSAIIEYMPLLAGQLGREFFDEKLNALCMTWLMDHVFAIREAATLNLRKLVDQFGAEWAETTIIPKVLAMSRDQNYLYRMTCLFCINVLAEACGSDITTRLLLPTVLSMANDKVANVRFNVAKTLQKIAPQLDQAVIQPQVKPVLDKLTADSDIDVKYSASEAIAGIAG; encoded by the exons ATGGCAGCCAGCGATTCAGCAGGCGACGATTCCTTGTACCCCATCGCCGTCCTAATCGACGAGCTCAAAAACGAGGATGTCCAG CTCCGACTCAACTCCATCAAGAAGCTCTCCACGATCGCATTGGCCCTGGGGGTGGAGCGCACCCGCTCCGAGCTCATCCCCTTCCTCACGGAGACCATCTACGACGAGGACGAGGTGCTCCTAGCCCTTGCCGAGCAACTGGGGAGTTTCATCACGTTAGTTGGCGGGCCTGAATACGCCTACTGTCTTTTACCGCCGCTTGAGAGCCTGGCCACTGTTGAGGAAACAGTCGTCAGGGACAAGGCAGTGGAGTCGTTGAGGGCGGTGGCGCAGCAACACAGCCCAGCTGATTTAGAAAACCACTTTGTGCCCCTAGTCCAGAGACTGTCAGCAGGGGATTGGTTTACTTCGCGGACTTCGGCATGTGGGCTATTCTCC GTTTGTTACCCCCGCGTGTCGGCTCAAATGAAGGCGGATTTGCGCTCGCATTTTCGGGCTTTGTGTCAGGACGACACGCCGATGGTTAGGCGAGCTGCCGCCACGAAATTAGGCGAATTGGCACAAGTCGTCGAGTTGGAGtatttaaaaaccgatttaaTTCCGATGTTTTTGAGTCTGACCCAAGATGAACAAGATTCAGTTAGGCTTTTGGCAGTTGAGGCTTGTGTCAGTTTTGCCTCACTTTTTCAACAAGAGGATATCGAGATGTTTGTGATGCCGACTGTTAGGAATTGCACCG GTGATACATCATGGCGTGTGCGCTACATGGTTGCGGACAAATTCACCGATTTGCAAAAGGCCGTAGGACCAGAAATCACCCGAACCGATTTAGTCCCCGCCTTTCAGAACCTCCTCAAGGACACTGAAGCCGAAGTTCGGGCCGCAGCCGCCAATAAAGTCAAAGATTTCTGTCAAAACTTGGACAAAGCTCATCAGGAGAGCATCATTATGAACAATATCCTTCCCTGCGTTAAAGAACTCGTCGCCGATCCTAACCAACATGTCAAGTCGGCCTTGGCTTCGGTGATAATGGGCCTGAGCCCTATTCTCGGCCGTCACAATACTATCGAACATCTCCTTCCTTTGTTTTTGACTCAATTGAAAGACGAATGTCCTGAAGTTCGCTTGAATATCATCTCGAATCTAGATTGCGTGAATGAGGTCATAGGAATCCAGCAATTGTCTCAGAGTTTATTGCCGGCCATCGTCGAATTGGCCGAGGATTCAAAATGGCGCGTCCGTTCGGCCATCATCGAATACATGCCATTGTTGGCTGGCCAATTGGGACGCGAGTTTTTCGATGAGAAATTAAACGCACTGTGCATGACTTGGTTGATGGATCATGTGTTCGCTATTCGTGAAGCGGCAACTTTGAATTTGAGGAAGTTGGTGGATCAGTTTGGGGCTGAATGGGCCGAAACCACGATCATTCCGAAGGTTTTGGCAATGTCCCGTGACCAGAATTATTTGTATAGGATGACTTGTCTGTTTTGCATCAATGTGTTGGCAGAGGCCTGCGGTAGCGATATTACGACGCGATTGTTGTTACCAACTGTTCTGAGTATGGCGAATGATAAAGTCGCCAATGTAAGGTTTAACGTCGCTAAAACGTTACAAAAAATCGCACCGCAGTTGGACCAAGCGGTCATCCAGCCCCAAGTTAAGCCTGTTTTAGACAAATTAACAGCGGATAGCGATATCGATGTCAAGTATTCGGCGTCCGAAGCCATCGCTGGGATTGCTG GTTGA
- the Ppp2r1a gene encoding protein phosphatase 2, regulatory subunit A, alpha isoform isoform X1, with translation MAASDSAGDDSLYPIAVLIDELKNEDVQLRLNSIKKLSTIALALGVERTRSELIPFLTETIYDEDEVLLALAEQLGSFITLVGGPEYAYCLLPPLESLATVEETVVRDKAVESLRAVAQQHSPADLENHFVPLVQRLSAGDWFTSRTSACGLFSVCYPRVSAQMKADLRSHFRALCQDDTPMVRRAAATKLGELAQVVELEYLKTDLIPMFLSLTQDEQDSVRLLAVEACVSFASLFQQEDIEMFVMPTVRNCTGDTSWRVRYMVADKFTDLQKAVGPEITRTDLVPAFQNLLKDTEAEVRAAAANKVKDFCQNLDKAHQESIIMNNILPCVKELVADPNQHVKSALASVIMGLSPILGRHNTIEHLLPLFLTQLKDECPEVRLNIISNLDCVNEVIGIQQLSQSLLPAIVELAEDSKWRVRSAIIEYMPLLAGQLGREFFDEKLNALCMTWLMDHVFAIREAATLNLRKLVDQFGAEWAETTIIPKVLAMSRDQNYLYRMTCLFCINVLAEACGSDITTRLLLPTVLSMANDKVANVRFNVAKTLQKIAPQLDQAVIQPQVKPVLDKLTADSDIDVKYSASEAIAGIAALG, from the exons ATGGCAGCCAGCGATTCAGCAGGCGACGATTCCTTGTACCCCATCGCCGTCCTAATCGACGAGCTCAAAAACGAGGATGTCCAG CTCCGACTCAACTCCATCAAGAAGCTCTCCACGATCGCATTGGCCCTGGGGGTGGAGCGCACCCGCTCCGAGCTCATCCCCTTCCTCACGGAGACCATCTACGACGAGGACGAGGTGCTCCTAGCCCTTGCCGAGCAACTGGGGAGTTTCATCACGTTAGTTGGCGGGCCTGAATACGCCTACTGTCTTTTACCGCCGCTTGAGAGCCTGGCCACTGTTGAGGAAACAGTCGTCAGGGACAAGGCAGTGGAGTCGTTGAGGGCGGTGGCGCAGCAACACAGCCCAGCTGATTTAGAAAACCACTTTGTGCCCCTAGTCCAGAGACTGTCAGCAGGGGATTGGTTTACTTCGCGGACTTCGGCATGTGGGCTATTCTCC GTTTGTTACCCCCGCGTGTCGGCTCAAATGAAGGCGGATTTGCGCTCGCATTTTCGGGCTTTGTGTCAGGACGACACGCCGATGGTTAGGCGAGCTGCCGCCACGAAATTAGGCGAATTGGCACAAGTCGTCGAGTTGGAGtatttaaaaaccgatttaaTTCCGATGTTTTTGAGTCTGACCCAAGATGAACAAGATTCAGTTAGGCTTTTGGCAGTTGAGGCTTGTGTCAGTTTTGCCTCACTTTTTCAACAAGAGGATATCGAGATGTTTGTGATGCCGACTGTTAGGAATTGCACCG GTGATACATCATGGCGTGTGCGCTACATGGTTGCGGACAAATTCACCGATTTGCAAAAGGCCGTAGGACCAGAAATCACCCGAACCGATTTAGTCCCCGCCTTTCAGAACCTCCTCAAGGACACTGAAGCCGAAGTTCGGGCCGCAGCCGCCAATAAAGTCAAAGATTTCTGTCAAAACTTGGACAAAGCTCATCAGGAGAGCATCATTATGAACAATATCCTTCCCTGCGTTAAAGAACTCGTCGCCGATCCTAACCAACATGTCAAGTCGGCCTTGGCTTCGGTGATAATGGGCCTGAGCCCTATTCTCGGCCGTCACAATACTATCGAACATCTCCTTCCTTTGTTTTTGACTCAATTGAAAGACGAATGTCCTGAAGTTCGCTTGAATATCATCTCGAATCTAGATTGCGTGAATGAGGTCATAGGAATCCAGCAATTGTCTCAGAGTTTATTGCCGGCCATCGTCGAATTGGCCGAGGATTCAAAATGGCGCGTCCGTTCGGCCATCATCGAATACATGCCATTGTTGGCTGGCCAATTGGGACGCGAGTTTTTCGATGAGAAATTAAACGCACTGTGCATGACTTGGTTGATGGATCATGTGTTCGCTATTCGTGAAGCGGCAACTTTGAATTTGAGGAAGTTGGTGGATCAGTTTGGGGCTGAATGGGCCGAAACCACGATCATTCCGAAGGTTTTGGCAATGTCCCGTGACCAGAATTATTTGTATAGGATGACTTGTCTGTTTTGCATCAATGTGTTGGCAGAGGCCTGCGGTAGCGATATTACGACGCGATTGTTGTTACCAACTGTTCTGAGTATGGCGAATGATAAAGTCGCCAATGTAAGGTTTAACGTCGCTAAAACGTTACAAAAAATCGCACCGCAGTTGGACCAAGCGGTCATCCAGCCCCAAGTTAAGCCTGTTTTAGACAAATTAACAGCGGATAGCGATATCGATGTCAAGTATTCGGCGTCCGAAGCCATCGCTGGGATTGCTG CGTTAGGTTGA
- the Tsp33B gene encoding photoreceptor outer segment membrane glycoprotein 2 isoform X1, translating into MAIGVFKLTKNQRHFLSIIFVCLNMIQVLAGVVMLSLSIYIYVSVAPVLYSERAEISYVFFVIGLCGFNNICCYLFAIKIQRKCLKQSFKKSTRSLVFAWTCVTFYITIYLCILAKLTAKVYKHIIRAMGHSFYIGMSKYLKQEEWKVTIDRIQYDMQCCGAQGYREWHQIPWLGRYQVNVKSDSVKQFHENGSWLFPVTPWSCCRLSFPMQCLHDPLQQVGANHQSLVADALNTEGCITKLKIPIRMAITTFIILVVLNCLVQLVLFLVVRVLYTSCRNAEILETDGVAPGWIFGRGDCGYNRGKTLLDYMNPPRRRRRKQQKPAIDEQDC; encoded by the exons AATATGATTCAAGTACTAGCGGGTGTAGTTATGTTAAGTTTGTCAATCTACATCTACGTTTCAGTGGCACCAGTTTTGTATTCGGAACGTGCAGAAATCAGTTACGTATTCTTTGTAATAGGTCTGTGTGGCTTTAACAACATTTGCTGTTATTTATTCGCTATAAAAATCCAACGAAAGTGCCTCAAACAATCTTTTAA GAAAAGTACCCGGAGTCTCGTATTCGCATGGACGTGTGTCACTTTTTACATCACGATATATTTGTGTATCTTGGCCAAACTCACAGCCAAAGTGTACAAGCACATAATACGCGCGATGGGCCATTCGTTTTACATCGGGATGAGCAAATACTTGAAGCAAGAGGAGTGGAAGGTCACCATCGACCGAATCCAATACGACATGCAGTGCTGCGGTGCCCAGGGCTACAGAGAATGGCACCAAATCCCCTGGCTGGGCAGATACCAAGTCAATGTAAAATCCGATTCGGTTAAACA ATTTCACGAAAACGGCTCTTGGCTGTTTCCGGTAACCCCATGGAGTTGCTGTCGACTAAGCTTCCCCATGCAGTGCCTTCATGACCCCCTGCAGCAAGTGGGGGCCAACCACCAGTCCCTCGTCGCCGACGCCCTCAACACTGAAGGGTGCatcacgaaattaaaaataccgaTTCGGATGGCAATCACCACTTTTATTATCTTAGTGGTCCTGAATTGTCTCGTACAG TTGGTCCTATTTTTGGTCgtcagggtgttgtatacatcTTGTCGCAACGCGGAAATCCTGGAAACGGATGGGGTGGCCCCTGGATGGATTTTTGGGAGGGGGGATTGCGGTTATAACCGAGGGAAAACCCTGCTTGACTATATG aacCCCCCGAGACGGCGTCGCCGAAAGCAACAAAAACCAGCCATTGACGAGCAAGACTGCTGA
- the Tsp33B gene encoding photoreceptor outer segment membrane glycoprotein 2 isoform X2: protein MFKYDSMAPVLYSERAEISYVFFVIGLCGFNNICCYLFAIKIQRKCLKQSFKKSTRSLVFAWTCVTFYITIYLCILAKLTAKVYKHIIRAMGHSFYIGMSKYLKQEEWKVTIDRIQYDMQCCGAQGYREWHQIPWLGRYQVNVKSDSVKQFHENGSWLFPVTPWSCCRLSFPMQCLHDPLQQVGANHQSLVADALNTEGCITKLKIPIRMAITTFIILVVLNCLVQLVLFLVVRVLYTSCRNAEILETDGVAPGWIFGRGDCGYNRGKTLLDYMNPPRRRRRKQQKPAIDEQDC, encoded by the exons AATATGATTCAA TGGCACCAGTTTTGTATTCGGAACGTGCAGAAATCAGTTACGTATTCTTTGTAATAGGTCTGTGTGGCTTTAACAACATTTGCTGTTATTTATTCGCTATAAAAATCCAACGAAAGTGCCTCAAACAATCTTTTAA GAAAAGTACCCGGAGTCTCGTATTCGCATGGACGTGTGTCACTTTTTACATCACGATATATTTGTGTATCTTGGCCAAACTCACAGCCAAAGTGTACAAGCACATAATACGCGCGATGGGCCATTCGTTTTACATCGGGATGAGCAAATACTTGAAGCAAGAGGAGTGGAAGGTCACCATCGACCGAATCCAATACGACATGCAGTGCTGCGGTGCCCAGGGCTACAGAGAATGGCACCAAATCCCCTGGCTGGGCAGATACCAAGTCAATGTAAAATCCGATTCGGTTAAACA ATTTCACGAAAACGGCTCTTGGCTGTTTCCGGTAACCCCATGGAGTTGCTGTCGACTAAGCTTCCCCATGCAGTGCCTTCATGACCCCCTGCAGCAAGTGGGGGCCAACCACCAGTCCCTCGTCGCCGACGCCCTCAACACTGAAGGGTGCatcacgaaattaaaaataccgaTTCGGATGGCAATCACCACTTTTATTATCTTAGTGGTCCTGAATTGTCTCGTACAG TTGGTCCTATTTTTGGTCgtcagggtgttgtatacatcTTGTCGCAACGCGGAAATCCTGGAAACGGATGGGGTGGCCCCTGGATGGATTTTTGGGAGGGGGGATTGCGGTTATAACCGAGGGAAAACCCTGCTTGACTATATG aacCCCCCGAGACGGCGTCGCCGAAAGCAACAAAAACCAGCCATTGACGAGCAAGACTGCTGA
- the Tsp33B gene encoding photoreceptor outer segment membrane glycoprotein 2 isoform X3, translated as MAIGVFKLTKNQRHFLSIIFVCLNMIQVLAGVVMLSLSIYIYVSVAPVLYSERAEISYVFFVIGLCGFNNICCYLFAIKIQRKCLKQSFKKSTRSLVFAWTCVTFYITIYLCILAKLTAKVYKHIIRAMGHSFYIGMSKYLKQEEWKVTIDRIQYDMQCCGAQGYREWHQIPWLGRYQVNVKSDSVKQFHENGSWLFPVTPWSCCRLSFPMQCLHDPLQQVGANHQSLVADALNTEGCITKLKIPIRMAITTFIILVVLNCLVQGVVYILSQRGNPGNGWGGPWMDFWEGGLRL; from the exons AATATGATTCAAGTACTAGCGGGTGTAGTTATGTTAAGTTTGTCAATCTACATCTACGTTTCAGTGGCACCAGTTTTGTATTCGGAACGTGCAGAAATCAGTTACGTATTCTTTGTAATAGGTCTGTGTGGCTTTAACAACATTTGCTGTTATTTATTCGCTATAAAAATCCAACGAAAGTGCCTCAAACAATCTTTTAA GAAAAGTACCCGGAGTCTCGTATTCGCATGGACGTGTGTCACTTTTTACATCACGATATATTTGTGTATCTTGGCCAAACTCACAGCCAAAGTGTACAAGCACATAATACGCGCGATGGGCCATTCGTTTTACATCGGGATGAGCAAATACTTGAAGCAAGAGGAGTGGAAGGTCACCATCGACCGAATCCAATACGACATGCAGTGCTGCGGTGCCCAGGGCTACAGAGAATGGCACCAAATCCCCTGGCTGGGCAGATACCAAGTCAATGTAAAATCCGATTCGGTTAAACA ATTTCACGAAAACGGCTCTTGGCTGTTTCCGGTAACCCCATGGAGTTGCTGTCGACTAAGCTTCCCCATGCAGTGCCTTCATGACCCCCTGCAGCAAGTGGGGGCCAACCACCAGTCCCTCGTCGCCGACGCCCTCAACACTGAAGGGTGCatcacgaaattaaaaataccgaTTCGGATGGCAATCACCACTTTTATTATCTTAGTGGTCCTGAATTGTCTCGTACAG ggtgttgtatacatcTTGTCGCAACGCGGAAATCCTGGAAACGGATGGGGTGGCCCCTGGATGGATTTTTGGGAGGGGGGATTGCGGTTATAA